In Rhizobium sp. BG4, the genomic stretch GACTGGATCGGCAACGGCTGGGCTGTGCTCTTTTCGCATCCGAAGAATTTCACGCCTGTCTGCACGACCGAACTCGGCACGATGGCGGGTCTCGAAGGCGAGTTCAGCAAGCGCGGTGTGAAGATCATCGGCATCTCCGTCGATCCGGTCGAAAGCCACGCCAAGTGGAAGGGCGACATCAAGACGGCGACCGGCTTCGACGTCGAATATCCGCTGATCGGCGACAAGGACCTGAAGGTCGCCAAGCTCTACGACATGCTGCCCGCCGGCGCCGGCGACAGCTCGGAAGGCCGCACGCCCGCCGATAACGCCACGGTGCGCTCGGTCTTCGTCATCGGCCCGGACAAGAAGATCAAGCTGATCCTCACCTATCCGATGACGACAGGCCGCAACTTCAACGAAATCCTGCGCGCCATCGATTCCATCCAGCTGACGGCCAAGCACCAGGTCGCAACCCCCGCCAACTGGCAACAGGGCGACGACGTGATCATCACGGCCGCCGTTTCCAACGAGGATGCGATCGCCCGGTTCGGGTCGTTCGATACGGTGCTGCCGTACCTGCGTAAGACGAAGCAGCCGGCGGCTTGAGGGGTGCCGCGGATGAGGCGGGTGCCGTGCTAGCGGCCCCCTCATCCGCCCTTCGGGCACCTTCTCCCCGCTGGGGAGAAGGGAATGTCGAGGATGCTGCTCGCGCCAACTTCCCCTTGTAACTTCCCAAACGCCGGCTTTGAGGCTTTG encodes the following:
- a CDS encoding peroxiredoxin, with translation MSLRINDVAPDFSADTSQGPIQFHDWIGNGWAVLFSHPKNFTPVCTTELGTMAGLEGEFSKRGVKIIGISVDPVESHAKWKGDIKTATGFDVEYPLIGDKDLKVAKLYDMLPAGAGDSSEGRTPADNATVRSVFVIGPDKKIKLILTYPMTTGRNFNEILRAIDSIQLTAKHQVATPANWQQGDDVIITAAVSNEDAIARFGSFDTVLPYLRKTKQPAA